The following proteins are encoded in a genomic region of [Eubacterium] hominis:
- a CDS encoding YdcF family protein gives MKYHKSIPIVFLSLSMLFIGYYALLSISYGINGITFSWTWLCMGILLFGIAIFEIIKKRHLLSYFPKVLRILFIIFMVTSLGIFTIKVGAIVKCGQHVSKTQYDTVIVLGAQLKGEQISRLLRYRLEAALKFHEQYPNATIIVSGGQGPLESRSEASAMKAWLIQHGIEESQILMEDQSRNTNENFAFSKKLLKKDTPVSVISNDFHMYRANVLCKQNGMQCALYPAKSDFDLSFNFYFREFFGVIKDQYLTKLQ, from the coding sequence ATGAAATATCATAAATCAATTCCCATCGTTTTTCTTAGCCTGTCTATGCTTTTTATAGGATATTATGCCCTGTTATCCATCAGTTATGGAATCAATGGCATTACCTTTTCCTGGACATGGCTTTGTATGGGCATCCTGTTATTCGGGATTGCTATCTTTGAAATAATCAAAAAGCGCCATCTGTTATCGTATTTTCCTAAAGTTCTTCGTATCCTGTTTATTATCTTTATGGTAACTTCCCTTGGTATATTCACAATCAAGGTGGGGGCGATTGTAAAGTGTGGTCAGCATGTATCCAAAACCCAGTATGATACAGTGATTGTATTGGGTGCTCAGTTAAAAGGCGAACAGATATCACGTTTACTGCGCTATCGTTTGGAAGCAGCTTTAAAATTCCATGAACAATATCCAAATGCGACCATCATTGTCAGTGGAGGCCAGGGGCCATTAGAATCACGAAGTGAAGCAAGCGCCATGAAGGCATGGCTGATACAGCATGGTATTGAAGAATCACAGATTCTTATGGAAGATCAAAGCCGTAATACAAATGAAAACTTTGCGTTTAGTAAAAAGCTGTTAAAAAAAGACACTCCAGTGAGTGTCATATCCAATGATTTCCACATGTATCGTGCCAATGTACTGTGTAAACAAAATGGCATGCAATGTGCATTATACCCTGCGAAAAGTGATTTTGATTTATCTTTTAATTTCTATTTCCGTGAATTCTTTGGTGTGATCAAAGATCAATATCTAACAAAACTGCAGTAG
- a CDS encoding HAD family hydrolase — protein MKITNIIWDWNGTLLDDIDISMEALNQLLEAQHLPLVLEKEEYRRYFQFPVIEYYKKVGFDFDKTPFSQLAKQYMDYYQPHSLDCELHRDVMETLEMMKARGVHQYLLSASDISFLKEQLAQYDITPYFEDIKGLDNIHAHSKAELAKNFVEKAGLCKAETIFIGDSVHDSEVAANAGCHCLLIADGHEHKEKLQNTGCPSVDTMKQAQEWLLQFC, from the coding sequence ATGAAGATTACAAATATAATCTGGGACTGGAATGGAACGCTGTTAGATGATATCGATATCAGTATGGAAGCATTAAACCAGCTGTTAGAAGCACAGCATTTGCCATTAGTTCTTGAAAAAGAAGAATATCGCCGGTATTTTCAATTCCCAGTCATTGAATATTACAAAAAAGTAGGATTTGATTTTGATAAAACGCCATTTTCACAATTGGCAAAACAATATATGGATTATTATCAGCCACATTCACTTGATTGTGAGCTACATCGTGATGTAATGGAAACACTAGAGATGATGAAGGCACGAGGTGTTCACCAGTATTTATTGAGTGCAAGTGATATCAGCTTTTTAAAGGAACAGCTGGCACAATACGATATCACTCCTTATTTTGAGGATATCAAGGGACTAGATAATATTCATGCGCATTCAAAGGCAGAATTAGCAAAGAACTTTGTGGAAAAGGCAGGCTTATGTAAAGCAGAAACCATCTTTATCGGTGATAGTGTACATGATAGTGAAGTCGCAGCAAATGCAGGATGTCATTGTCTGTTGATTGCGGATGGTCATGAACATAAAGAAAAACTGCAGAATACCGGGTGTCCAAGCGTAGATACGATGAAACAAGCCCAGGAATGGCTACTGCAGTTTTGTTAG
- a CDS encoding polysaccharide deacetylase family protein — protein MLKQRRMTCIIICAALLLYLFYAGMHKDNTRLAILGFHHIAPDHEAETHFKGNMWVTKLSTFEEEMKYLYDHGYQSLTLDEVYAWKKEGKKIPEKSVVLTFDDGFLSTIHYAEPILKRYGFHGTVFAIASDIKEHGPYDHTKRQHASLADIKASSLDFYSHTYDLHHKDKGFAIDQKSEKELIKDITQSNALVDGTYLAYPYGHSNPLAKKVLKKKGVKLAFGFNENRKAVISDDDYALPRFCVNRYTKLDVFAAMLEE, from the coding sequence ATGTTAAAACAAAGACGTATGACCTGTATCATTATTTGTGCTGCACTATTATTGTATTTATTTTATGCGGGAATGCATAAAGATAATACAAGGCTTGCGATTCTTGGCTTTCATCATATTGCGCCAGATCATGAGGCTGAAACCCATTTTAAAGGCAATATGTGGGTCACAAAACTTTCCACTTTTGAAGAAGAGATGAAGTACTTATATGATCATGGATATCAGAGCTTAACCCTGGATGAGGTCTATGCATGGAAAAAAGAAGGTAAAAAAATCCCTGAAAAAAGTGTGGTATTGACATTTGATGATGGCTTTTTATCAACCATTCATTATGCAGAGCCAATACTTAAGCGCTATGGGTTTCATGGTACTGTTTTTGCGATTGCTTCCGATATCAAAGAACATGGACCATATGATCATACCAAACGTCAGCACGCTTCCTTAGCTGATATCAAAGCATCTTCTCTTGATTTCTATTCTCATACATATGATTTACATCATAAAGATAAAGGATTTGCGATTGATCAAAAAAGTGAAAAAGAATTAATCAAAGATATTACACAAAGCAATGCACTTGTGGATGGAACATACCTTGCCTATCCTTATGGACACAGCAATCCACTTGCGAAAAAGGTGTTAAAGAAGAAGGGTGTAAAATTAGCATTTGGGTTTAATGAAAATCGAAAAGCAGTCATATCGGATGATGATTACGCATTACCTAGATTCTGTGTGAACCGTTATACAAAACTAGATGTATTTGCGGCTATGCTGGAGGAATGA
- a CDS encoding DUF5596 domain-containing protein, translating to MKISTLAKLISLPLEAYEAALAYPFTEQMKKEGKRLCTQEALFLDYCRKQHQHRLFSLRLILELAADIKDDYDALGIEERVYKDTFYDITLWCQNCYATFHEWGIDEVIWLRFHICMEVFRLGRLAFQKIHLTKDIPAYHKKQGDEVIEIHVAQGEALVYEDCIRSLNQALSFYHMEGAWFWGESWLLHPALQKMLTKDCNILRFQSLFHIYEIDESCHQGEERIFGDVMDIADYPETTSLQRNLKQYLLKGNTLGMARGIFYYHR from the coding sequence ATGAAGATTTCAACATTGGCAAAATTAATCAGCCTGCCTTTGGAAGCTTATGAAGCAGCGCTTGCTTATCCTTTTACGGAACAGATGAAGAAAGAGGGAAAAAGGCTATGTACACAAGAAGCTTTATTTCTGGATTACTGTAGAAAACAACATCAACACCGTTTGTTTTCTTTACGTTTAATATTGGAATTAGCCGCTGATATCAAAGATGATTATGATGCGTTAGGAATCGAGGAACGTGTTTATAAGGATACATTTTATGATATCACTCTATGGTGTCAAAACTGTTATGCTACATTTCATGAATGGGGAATTGATGAAGTTATCTGGTTAAGGTTTCATATTTGTATGGAAGTTTTCCGTTTGGGACGATTAGCTTTTCAAAAGATTCATTTGACTAAAGATATCCCTGCTTATCATAAAAAACAGGGGGATGAGGTAATTGAAATTCATGTGGCACAAGGAGAAGCACTGGTGTATGAAGATTGTATCAGATCTTTAAATCAGGCGTTGTCCTTTTATCATATGGAAGGCGCATGGTTTTGGGGCGAAAGCTGGTTACTACATCCTGCTTTACAAAAAATGTTGACAAAGGATTGTAATATCTTACGTTTTCAATCATTATTTCATATTTATGAAATTGATGAATCCTGTCATCAGGGTGAAGAACGCATCTTTGGCGATGTAATGGATATCGCAGATTATCCTGAAACTACCAGTCTTCAGCGAAATCTGAAACAATATTTGTTAAAAGGCAATACATTAGGTATGGCAAGAGGTATTTTTTACTATCACAGGTAA